The following proteins come from a genomic window of Lycium ferocissimum isolate CSIRO_LF1 chromosome 4, AGI_CSIRO_Lferr_CH_V1, whole genome shotgun sequence:
- the LOC132054852 gene encoding RING-H2 finger protein ATL20-like, whose protein sequence is MTPREIVILVLLVTICLLVPSLFCLICVACRMHLDAIRRRRLQVFQDTSSLPRDSPVIISLPNSGLDNCTIQSYQKVVLGESLRLPGLNAMTCPICLVEYSAGDSIRLIPLCQHCFHAHCVDEWLKMKATCPVCRNSPPPRQENTKLDQL, encoded by the exons ATGACTCCTCGTGAAATAGTTATTCTAGTCCTATTAGTTACAATATGCTTGCTTGTGCCATCACTCTTCTGCTTAATCTGTGTGGCTTGTCGCATGCATCTCGATGCCATTCGCAGGCGCCGCCTCCAGGTTTTCCAGGACACATCATCGTTGCCTCGGGATTCCCCCGTGATAATATCTCTACCCAATTCAGGCCTCGATAATTGCACGATCCAATCGTACCAAAAG GTTGTCCTTGGTGAAAGCCTACGGCTTCCGGGGCTTAACGCAATGACTTGTCCAATATGCCTTGTTGAGTACAGTGCTGGAGATTCAATCAGGCTCATACCTTTGTGCCAACATTGCTTCCATGCCCACTGTGTTGATGAGTGGTTGAAGATGAAGGCTACTTGCCCTGTTTGTCGAAATTCTCCGCCACCCCGTCAAGAAAACACGAAGCTTGACCAATTGTAG